atacatttaaggACACACGCAGAAAATTTACTTCTTTCATGTTTGGGAATATGTACATAGACAGAACAGCCAAGAACTCTAAGGGGAAGAGTAAGAGGTTCAGGAATTTTAGTAAGGGCTGAAAGAACCACAGGGGAGTTCGCATATCCAAAATTTTCGTAGGGAGTCGATTTATTAAGTACACAGCAGTAGCAACGGCTTTAGGCCACAAAAATTTTTGAACAGTCGAAAAACAGGGCTCGGGTTACTTCCAAGATTAATCTATTTTTTCGTTCAGCTACTTCATTCTGTTCAGGGGTATAAGGGCAAGTAGTTTGATGAACAAGACCCTTAATCTTAAAAAACTCTGTCATTTCTTTattaacaaattccctaccaTTATTAGATCGAATGACCTTAATAGAAGTTTGGAATTGTGTCTGAATTAAAGTGAAGAAAAacacaaatttttcaaaaactttagacttatttttcaaaaaatatgaTGCCATGTTGAAAGACttgattttattcattcaacaaCTTGATTTACAATGAGAAGTGGAGGCTGACTAAATACACAAAGAACTATCTCTATACATGGTAAAGATTTGCCCTAGTATCAATTAACAATAAATACCGAGTTCCCTAATTTACGAGATCATATCAATCTTGATTCCtaattgatttctttccaacaaagAGTCCATGTGAAATTTGTAAATTTGatcaaaaattatattattgcTCTTAATTACTACATATACATATTCTCTAATCCATTTTTTGATACTAGAGATAGGAATAAAGAACATTTTCTTCGTTCTAAAACCAAAAAAGTACatcaaaaatattactactacataAAAATCAAGAATCCCGTGCAGGAGTTGAAAAAAGGTAGCAATTGATAAAAATGTGTAGTTACTACATTATAGAACATCCACGAGGATTTTCATCGCTAAAGGCATCGCCCGTTCGACCTCCAAATATAGTGGAGCTTGCACTATGGTGCATCCGAGCATGATCGTGATTGTTGTAGCCGTGCTTGTAGTAGTTGTAGGAAGACCCTGATGTTTGAGACGCGTAGAAGCTCGAAGGGCCACCGTAGTTGCTTCCATTGTGGTCGTGGTGACCTGTGAAATTGTGGTTACGCAACTCCGGATTGTATGGAAATTGCCACAACTCGGCCCTTCTTCCGGTCTTCCTAACGCTTTTCAGGACTTTCTTTTGATCAGCCCATCCGCTTGCCGTCACCTTCTGTAGGCTCATGTCTATGTCGACTTCCTCAACTCCTGATTTTTAATCCATATTTTAATCACCAATTGTTTgcgagtattttttaaaatttgtagtaTTTTTTAGAGGTTTGAAGATAAAAGGATATTAGAAAAAAGAATGGAAGTACCTTTGACCTTATGGAGGGCTTTCTTGATCTTGCTCTCACATCCGGCGCAACACATGTGCACACGCATTTCGGTTGTCTGAAAATTatgattaaatttaattatacacCAAATAATAATCCAATGAATTCTTCTATTGTCCATAAATTAAATTCACTATTCATACATTTATATTCACCCTCGAAAGTGTATAGTTTCACTATATACATAACGTTTTATTTTGACATACATAAAAGTGCATGAAGAGAGATGGATTACCGTCATATTGGTGAAGTTCTTGTTTGCTGAGAAGAGAATAAATGGCCACAACTAATCACTCACAATTTGAAGGTTGTAATCTTGATTTATTTCccttgtgtgtgtatatatatagtttcACAAAAATCATAGAAAAATAGTATGACGCCGACCTCTTCCTTTTCTTTCGCTATCGGcaaaattaaactaagatacCATAAGTCAACAAAGAATAAACTTAGAAGTTCAATGAAAGAAATTGTAAATTTACCAATGGTGTAATACAACAATGGAGTCGAAAGTCAAATCTCAAGCTGTCAATACACACATTAGACTTATTTGGCCATTCTAATTATTTTCcatataataaaagaaaattatgtaTTCGTAGATAGAAAtgtgtaaataactagaattTTCTATTTCTTTACACGCTTACATCAAAACATAAATTTGTAtgataacatatactccctctctgtccgtgaataggagtctcgtttttccattttgttctgtccgcgaataggagtctcggttcataattactataaatggtaaaaaggACACACATTTCACCAACTCATTCCAcacacatatcatttaaaactaatatatacaaagtgtgtgagactcatattccactaactttttccacccacttttcttaacatttcttaacaCCCGTGCCGAATAGAAATGAAACTCCTATTCGCAGAAGGAGGGAGTAGTATCATTAACAACGATACACAGTTTTTTTcgtataacaataatattaagcTTATTGTGTATGGAAAGCAATTAAGAGAGCTATGTGAAGGATAATGCATGTGAAGGGCGACGCAAACGGATCATGTTTTCTCCATTTCTCTTTCTACAATTATTAGACCATTACATACATACACAATATGCACATgcacaaacacacactatacacacacactatgcacatgcacaaacacacactatacacacaatatttgCACTTGCACAACATTTCGGTGCAGCATTTGATCAAGCATGGAGTTTCTATTGAGCCTAAATTCTATTACAACACACAATCATACTGCGTTGTCCTAAtctttacataaaaaaaaacactaaaaatTTGTACAAAATTGTCCTTTCTTTCACCATCCCTACCTTTTGCTACCTATGTTGCAATGAAAATACACTTATCTTGAGGTGCATATCCCCTACGCCGCGGCCGTTGCCGATGAACTCACATATGAGCTTGTCACCTGTTTTCAACATATTCGTTCGGTAGACGGCTTTCCACCCTCCATTATAGTTCACTCTACCATCCTTCCAGGATCTGCGCTTTGTCTCAAACGTCCTCCCTTTCGGATCCATGAGCAACAAAGTCTCCGGGAGTTGGATCTTGTGGTCTCTGATCACATCTATTGGGAAGTGCTGTCCcaacataaagaaaacatgTATAAGGAGACATATAAATTGACATATCGCATCGATTAGATCAACTTACCATCTCATTTGCTCTGTTTTCCCTCACATCCACCACGAAGTAAGGGTTCAAGGGCGGCTGCATACCCCCAGGTTTGAAAATCTCCTCACCGTAGTAATCctgcttcttcctcttctttccAGGCTTGCTAGTACCGGCCTCCCCAGCTACTGCAATCACAAACGACATATGCACAACGAGTCACTTAACTAAAACATCACCATGGTAGGAAACTGTAAGGAAATGCAAAGTAGAACTCACCATCCACCACCATCTCCGTGCCTCGTTTTTCAGGAGGCTTCTCATCACCAGCCTCTACATCCTCAGTTTTTACTTCCACTTTTACAATCGGCAATTTCGTGGTCTTAACATTGAGACGTTCGATTCCGGCATCTTCACTGCCAGAGGGACTCATAACTTTGAAATTGAGCACACCTTTAGAAGATGATTGATAGAATAAAACATCACCCCTTTCAATCATGTTATCTTCTACAAATTTCACCCAACCGTCTGTGAAATACCAACCATCAataaatttttctattttgaggtGCCATAGATTGTTATTAGAGTCGCGCAGGGCCATATCTTGTGGCTCAGTTCCATGAATCGAGTCAGTAAAGACCGAGGGAACAATCTGAAAACACGTAAAATTAGATCAACATAGATAGTAATGTCTTAAAACACAGTCATGTAAGGCAACAAAGTACAAAAATTTTCTattatatcattattattttgcACTAATTTTGTGCAGTGCAGTGCAGTGCAGTGCACTAAATGAGTTCATACCACTTTTAATGCAGAAGTTTGCACTATTTCGGTGCACCAAAATAGTGCAAACCAAGTTAGTCAAATGTTACATTACAAGCAttgtttattaatattagtatatgATTATGCTTTATCTTATCTATAATTACCAGAACACAATATTActtcaaacaaaaatatatatgcGACACTCAATGCAAGCAAGCTATTGGAGTTCAGAACACTTTTAAGTGCAAAAGTGCAAACCAAGTTAGTCTAATGATACATTACAAGCAttgtttattactactattacatCATTTCAATAACTACCATATAGTGTGCATAACGACAATTAACATTGCAAAACACAATAAATTACTTCTAGAAAAAGGTTGTAATCACTAATCACTCATAATTTATCCGTCACAGTAAACACATTCAGATTTAATAGAACAATAAAAGTTATACAATtctattataattaaaaaacgaATGAAACAAAAAGATAGtgtaaataataaaagaaatgaaGCAAAAAAAAAGAGCACACTGCACACCGAAATtgataaaaatgaaagaaagcAAAAGATAAAATAGAAGGAATGAGCACACTTACATTTGGTAATGACCGTCTCTGAACGATTTGTGAAGCCCCACGCGACGCCATCTACGATCGACCACTTCACCAAAAACACCCTTAAATAAGTAATATTTTAGATGGGAGAtggaaaaaatagaaagaaacttAAAACCATTTTATAGGtgagaaaaaaaagtatttCGGGTAAGagttcgatgtgggataaagaCTACATATAGGTAAGAAAAAAGAGTATTTCGGGTAAGAATTCGATGTGGGATATATAATAACTCGTTGTTTGATAAAAAAGAAAGACTTTAAAAAGATTGTATCTTCTACCATGAAAGTCGACATTACAAATGTGACTATTCTCCGATAATAGTTAGATTTCACTTAGAATACACAATAACTACCAAAGATAACAtgcattttataaaataatctcCTCCGATGACCCAGGGCTCACACCATTCCACTTGTATTATGTGCAACCAGAGTCTCCTTTTTTCATAGAATTTACTATGCCTCTCTCTTTACTTCTGAAATTAGTAATCTTGTACAGGTTATGTAATATCTACCTCATTTGACCTATGGTTTACTTCCCTAACATACTCGTGCAATCCAAGTCGAGTTGGACTTTCCTAATATCCTCGATACCCCAAAGTTGATGCATCATGCATGTGAAACTTTACAAACTACACATAACCCCGTAATCACCATTTCTCCACAAAACTATGTTTAGACATGTTTGTGTCCTCAATGTTTCCCAAGTGagtacacacacacatatatatatggatacatagttaaaatgtagtagtattatatttcaAGATTTTATGAAATGAATGAGAGTTCCATACTTTTCAACAACTTCTATGTTTCATCATTGTTTCACTTTAAGACAGATAAGATTCTACATGAATTGATGATCACTCCCTCCAAGCTCATATCTAATTCATACAAACTTTTTTCCTTATTCAAATCAAGTAATCAAACTTGCTGCAACTTCTTAAATATAACTAAATGGTATCATCCATTTATTTTTCATAGCCTGCATCAAAAAATTAAATCACGAGGAAGATGAATCATTTCTTTGTGAAAAACGTGTGCCTTAACTCAGGGAAGGAAATTACAGATGCATCATGTTTCAAACATGTCTTTAAAGATCCACTTCAAACTTTATAATGGGAATCGGGAAATGGTAGAATTACATGTACGGAAATCATAAGCCATAATAGGAGGGTGGTAGATCATTTCACACAATTTCAATCTATGTTCGAAACTTTGGTAGCTTATGTCCACTCAACAGATAGATAGACAGATGCTATCAATCTAttgtttattttgaagaatTGGTTAAATTTGAACTTGTttggttatttaattttgtaaatgcCCATTAAAAGTAAATGGTCACTAGGGATACTGATggagtgataaaaaaaataacttcaCATTTTGGATTTCTTAGATCTCGATTCCCTAATATAAGTACTACTATTCTTCTGATAGGAATGTGATATGCTGTTATTTTCCATCAAGCACAGAGATTTTGAAATAGAAACTATAGATTTTGGATTCAAGGATTTTTAATATTACCTTAAAACGACCACAGACAAATCAAGAATGAAATAATCTGCCATATATGCTTTTACCACCCAATTACTGTCATTTCCAGGAACAAATTTCACTACTAAGaatctccaaaaaaaaaatacaatgaaTGAAATAGCAATAATGAATTAAACAGAACTGAAACTAATTGCAACAAAACTAAATAACCACATAACACAAGAAACAGAAAACAGAAGTAAAATACAAATTGCCATAATCAAAAGAATGAATTAATAAAACGGATAATACCAAACTCTCTGGGCTGATTTTGGTACTCGAGTAATAATGTGATATTCACCATTTTCGTTTTCCTTTACCTGATTTGATTCTGTTAAACAAACCTGCAAAATGGTGAAGAGTAAAGTTAAATCTTGATGAAAGAAACAGCTCAATCAAAATTACAAAAGGAAAAGAAGCGGCGGAGTTTATTTCGTATCTGGCGATAATCCATGAAGACTGAAGAGAGTTCATTTTCCAGGTAATTCTGGATTTCAACTGAGATTCGAATAGGTTTCGACGTTTTGTAGTGAAAATCTGAAAATTCTGTGTAAAATTTGTAATTGGACAGCCACTAAAATGGACATGTTAATCCATAATTTAGATATCTACTAACTTCttaatcaaaatattttatagGTAAACTTTAAACATCTTAATTATCACAATATACTCTAATTAAAGCTTAATTatacaaattaatattttattagtcTAATTAACTAATGCCTTGCACTTAATTAACTCATTCCTAATGAAGAGATTTTAGAGTCCATCCACGAGTTCAGTCTTGTGCAGTCATGTAcgtcagagcatccacaacggtggcgtccgtcgccacggcCGTCTGCGCAGCTAGCACGGACGCTACCCGCCGCCGCTgtgctcgcgccgctggcacggcgctgctcgatgcatcgagcagcgccgtgccagcatcgagcagcgccgtgccagcgagcagctgacgtggcgcgctgggattcgtcaacggcatagccgttgtgtttaaatttttttttaattaaaaaatctgtttttaattaaaaaaacggataaaaaataaaaaaaaattcacttctcaaaaaaaatatatccgtttataaccgtttttttccactttttaattttttttttttcatttttttaccccaaaaatacacactttcatctataaatacccccaatttcactcccaaaaattcacatcaaactacacaattctcatcttcattctctcatatccattttcatcttcattctctcataccctacaacatcactatgtccggccaagacgataaccttacgggctcccacggttggaaccccgaatggttcgattcacaaccgtttcctagtccggaaacggactattcggcccctcctctcacccaagattcgggcgttccgggtggctaccggccatacccggtcgacgagcaaggtgcctccgatgggcgatacgggtggacaccggagcctaggcctcccgtcccttcccaaactccgactcctccatctcgcgccggtgtccgcacaccgtactcaccggcggagatggatagattgttcaaggcgtacttggaaatctccgaagatgcggtggttggcacgaaccaatccggcgatcacttttggtggcgcgtctctcggtggtacaatgcaaaccggccgccgggaacgatcgagcgcaacgagagtatgatgcgcaactgcatcggccgagccaacgacgaaattggcaagttcaatggctatttcctccaggagtcgcggaatgccgggagcggccggagcgaggtcgacatcatcactgcggcgctgagcacctaccaatccatgaacggtaagtcgttcaagtacctaaatgtttggcaggaaacgaggacgcacccgaagtatctgggaggcgtaacatcctcctctagcagctcctccaaacggtcacggtcggcatccctatccgacggcggcgaagaagtggctagccaactcgccgaagctaacttggggagccacgacgccggaccaagcggttcccgacgccgaccgcaaggaaggaagaaggcgacggccgaacgccgtcgcgccgcgactccatctacacccgcccccgaacccgcaccctatgttccacctccacccccgaacaactcgttgtgggcccttttggcccaactcactatggccgataggtcaactatgacccccacgcaacttcaaacgcacgaggacatgatattgggtctcaaaaaacaattggggttggtgccgccggatgcg
This sequence is a window from Salvia splendens isolate huo1 chromosome 5, SspV2, whole genome shotgun sequence. Protein-coding genes within it:
- the LOC121804555 gene encoding B3 domain-containing protein At5g60140-like isoform X1; translation: MASRGASQIVQRRSLPNIVPSVFTDSIHGTEPQDMALRDSNNNLWHLKIEKFIDGWYFTDGWVKFVEDNMIERGDVLFYQSSSKGVLNFKVMSPSGSEDAGIERLNVKTTKLPIVKVEVKTEDVEAGDEKPPEKRGTEMVVDVAGEAGTSKPGKKRKKQDYYGEEIFKPGGMQPPLNPYFVVDVRENRANEMHFPIDVIRDHKIQLPETLLLMDPKGRTFETKRRSWKDGRVNYNGGWKAVYRTNMLKTGDKLICEFIGNGRGVGDMHLKISVFSLQHR
- the LOC121804557 gene encoding heavy metal-associated isoprenylated plant protein 28-like translates to MRVHMCCAGCESKIKKALHKVKGVEEVDIDMSLQKVTASGWADQKKVLKSVRKTGRRAELWQFPYNPELRNHNFTGHHDHNGSNYGGPSSFYASQTSGSSYNYYKHGYNNHDHARMHHSASSTIFGGRTGDAFSDENPRGCSIM
- the LOC121804555 gene encoding uncharacterized protein LOC121804555 isoform X2; this translates as MASRGASQIVQRRSLPNIVPSVFTDSIHGTEPQDMALRDSNNNLWHLKIEKFIDGVLNFKVMSPSGSEDAGIERLNVKTTKLPIVKVEVKTEDVEAGDEKPPEKRGTEMVVDVAGEAGTSKPGKKRKKQDYYGEEIFKPGGMQPPLNPYFVVDVRENRANEMHFPIDVIRDHKIQLPETLLLMDPKGRTFETKRRSWKDGRVNYNGGWKAVYRTNMLKTGDKLICEFIGNGRGVGDMHLKISVFSLQHR